A portion of the Streptomyces coeruleoprunus genome contains these proteins:
- a CDS encoding ATP-binding cassette domain-containing protein has translation MTRIDIQRLVKEYGRGHRALDGPTFSVLPGRVTGFLGPNGAGKSTTLRLLLGLDRPTSGTALVDGRPYRDLERPLCRVGALLDPQAAHGSRTGRDHLRILAATHRIPARRVDQVLAEAGLGAVSGRRVKTYSLGMRQRLGIAAALLGDPEVVLLDEPSNGLDPEGIIWIRQTVRRLAREGRTVLVSSHLMSETATFADHLIVLGRGRLLADTPVQDLLDSRGGSRAVVRTGDDEGFLNVLRAAGHRPVRDEEGRWSVDGTNAEDIGALLARAGVPVLELTERRASLEEAYLALTAGDTPYAAAGERQAAEAATPARDAAGTEGKTHR, from the coding sequence ATGACACGAATCGACATCCAGCGGCTCGTCAAGGAATACGGACGCGGCCACCGTGCGCTGGACGGACCGACGTTCAGCGTCCTTCCCGGCCGGGTGACCGGCTTCCTCGGACCCAACGGCGCGGGCAAGTCCACCACGCTGCGTCTCCTCCTCGGCCTCGACCGGCCCACGTCGGGCACCGCCCTCGTCGACGGGCGCCCCTACCGCGACCTGGAACGGCCGTTGTGCCGTGTGGGCGCTCTCCTCGACCCACAGGCGGCGCACGGCTCCCGTACGGGCCGTGACCATCTGCGGATCCTGGCGGCCACCCACCGCATACCGGCACGCCGCGTCGACCAGGTCCTGGCCGAGGCGGGGCTCGGCGCGGTGTCCGGACGGCGCGTCAAGACGTATTCGCTCGGTATGCGCCAGCGCCTCGGCATCGCCGCCGCGCTGCTGGGCGACCCCGAGGTGGTGCTGCTCGACGAACCGTCCAACGGCCTCGACCCCGAGGGCATCATCTGGATCCGCCAGACCGTGCGCCGCCTCGCCCGGGAAGGGCGCACCGTGCTGGTCTCCAGCCATCTGATGAGCGAGACGGCCACGTTCGCCGACCACCTGATAGTCCTCGGCCGGGGCCGGCTGCTCGCCGACACGCCCGTCCAGGACCTCCTGGACTCCCGTGGCGGATCCCGTGCCGTCGTCCGGACCGGCGACGACGAGGGGTTCCTGAACGTACTGCGTGCCGCCGGCCACCGGCCGGTGCGCGACGAGGAGGGACGGTGGTCCGTCGACGGCACGAACGCCGAGGACATCGGCGCACTCCTCGCCCGCGCGGGGGTACCGGTCCTCGAACTCACCGAGCGGCGGGCCTCCCTGGAGGAGGCGTACCTCGCCCTGACCGCCGGCGACACCCCATACGCGGCAGCCGGCGAACGGCAGGCGGCCGAGGCTGCCACGCCCGCCCGTGACGCCGCAGGAACGGAAGGAAAGACGCACCGATGA
- a CDS encoding sensor histidine kinase, with the protein MHRLIRPLTRQVTYLRWLHLCVPSLVVAVWMFIDRDRPWMVALLMAPFGLVPWVRRAEGVQARLLLVPAGAGVAMTPSADWAQRWRTVLWLEVRLLVAGVAMAATVLLPTTSVEMVMVAAGHGPGSDGLVPLEGLSPRWLGLPLALVPLAVLFVVVVLLGRLITVLALRLLGPSATERLTALEERTERLLHGNRLARELHDSIGHALTVAVVQAGAARTANDPLFTERALEAIEETGRNALEDLERVLKVLREPDHDSGDEFGYAFGPGVDGAASRGSGPAGGRRPGLDQAARLLDAARSSGADLTVEVTGPVTELPGPLSREGYRILQESLTNVLRHAGGVPVRVRIAVSDAWLDIEVANPATAAATPAGRGGSGLRGIQERAALLGGKAFTGLFDGEWRVSASLPLAGLR; encoded by the coding sequence ATGCACCGACTGATCCGTCCACTGACCCGCCAAGTCACCTATCTGCGCTGGCTGCACCTGTGCGTGCCGTCGCTGGTCGTGGCCGTGTGGATGTTCATCGATCGCGACCGGCCGTGGATGGTGGCGCTGCTGATGGCTCCGTTCGGGCTGGTGCCGTGGGTGCGCAGGGCGGAGGGTGTGCAGGCACGGCTGCTGCTGGTCCCGGCCGGGGCCGGGGTCGCGATGACCCCGTCGGCGGACTGGGCGCAGAGATGGCGGACGGTCCTGTGGCTGGAGGTGCGCCTGCTCGTGGCCGGGGTGGCGATGGCCGCCACGGTGCTGCTGCCCACGACGTCTGTGGAGATGGTGATGGTGGCGGCGGGTCATGGGCCCGGCTCGGACGGGCTGGTGCCGCTGGAGGGCCTCAGCCCGCGGTGGCTCGGTCTTCCGCTCGCGCTGGTGCCACTCGCCGTGCTGTTCGTCGTGGTCGTGCTGCTGGGCCGGCTGATCACCGTGCTCGCCCTGCGGCTGCTGGGTCCGTCGGCGACCGAGCGGCTGACCGCGCTGGAGGAGCGCACGGAGCGGCTGCTGCACGGCAACAGGCTCGCACGGGAGCTGCACGACTCGATCGGGCACGCGCTGACAGTGGCCGTGGTGCAGGCGGGTGCGGCGCGGACGGCGAATGACCCGTTGTTCACCGAGCGGGCGTTGGAGGCGATCGAGGAGACGGGCCGCAACGCGCTGGAGGATCTGGAGCGGGTGTTGAAGGTGCTGCGTGAGCCGGACCACGACAGCGGTGACGAGTTCGGGTACGCCTTCGGACCGGGCGTGGACGGTGCGGCAAGTCGGGGGTCAGGGCCGGCCGGTGGACGGCGGCCGGGGCTGGACCAGGCCGCCCGGCTGCTCGACGCGGCACGGTCCTCGGGTGCGGACCTGACGGTAGAGGTGACCGGGCCGGTGACGGAGCTCCCGGGACCGCTGTCCCGGGAGGGGTACCGGATCCTTCAGGAGTCGCTCACGAACGTGCTGCGGCACGCGGGCGGGGTGCCGGTGCGGGTGCGTATCGCCGTGTCGGACGCGTGGCTGGACATCGAGGTCGCCAATCCGGCCACGGCGGCCGCCACCCCGGCGGGGCGTGGCGGGAGTGGCCTGCGCGGCATCCAGGAACGGGCGGCGTTGCTCGGGGGCAAGGCGTTCACGGGGCTGTTCGACGGCGAGTGGCGGGTCTCGGCGAGTCTGCCTCTGGCGGGGCTGCGGTAA
- a CDS encoding response regulator transcription factor gives MPITVLLVDDEPLVRAGLRAVLGAQPDIEVVGEASDGAAVVPLVRRLRPDVVAMDVRMPLVDGIEATRLVLRGVPDPPKILVVTTFENDEYVYGALRAGADGFLLKRARPAEIVHAVRLVAEGESLLFPAALRSMAASHGSGGAYGNAEARAALERAALTGREEAVLRLMARGLSNAEIAKELVVGTETVKTHVSAVLAKLGARDRTQAVIAAYESGFVSPR, from the coding sequence ATGCCCATCACTGTGCTGCTGGTCGACGACGAGCCCCTGGTGCGTGCGGGGCTGCGCGCCGTGCTCGGGGCTCAGCCCGACATCGAGGTGGTCGGCGAGGCTTCCGACGGCGCGGCCGTCGTGCCGCTGGTGCGGCGGCTGCGCCCGGACGTGGTCGCCATGGATGTGAGGATGCCGCTGGTGGACGGCATCGAGGCGACGCGGCTGGTGCTGCGAGGCGTGCCGGATCCGCCGAAGATCCTCGTGGTGACGACCTTCGAGAACGACGAGTACGTGTACGGGGCGCTGCGCGCCGGAGCCGACGGGTTCCTCCTCAAGCGGGCCCGGCCCGCCGAGATCGTGCACGCGGTGCGCCTGGTCGCCGAGGGCGAGTCGCTGCTGTTCCCGGCGGCGTTGCGCTCGATGGCGGCCAGCCACGGCTCCGGTGGCGCGTACGGCAACGCGGAGGCGCGGGCCGCGCTGGAGCGCGCGGCGCTGACCGGGCGGGAGGAGGCGGTGCTCCGGCTCATGGCGCGCGGGCTGTCGAACGCGGAGATCGCCAAGGAGCTGGTGGTGGGCACGGAGACGGTGAAGACCCATGTGAGCGCGGTCCTGGCGAAGCTGGGGGCGCGGGACCGCACCCAGGCGGTGATCGCCGCGTACGAGTCGGGGTTCGTCTCACCGCGCTGA
- a CDS encoding hemolysin family protein produces the protein MIVIQLLVGFLTLVLNAFFVGAEFALISVRRSQIEPQAEAGNRRARSVLWGLEHVSALLAAAQLGITLATLVLGIVAEPAIAHLLEPLFDAIGVPHGLVHPVSFVIALAAATYLHMLLGEMVPKNIALAEPVRTALLLGPPLVALARALRPVIFTINAFANGLLKLLRVEAKNEVAATFSDDELARMVTDAGDAGLLDDRAAERLHDALELGRRPVRDVVMPLERVVYARVGTTPEELEGLSAESGFSRFPVVDPARRILGYLHVKDALDAMPRDLPFPVSAMRPIARVRAATPLDDVLTAMRRSRTHLAAVLDDDGRLAGMVTMEDVLRELVGRPAP, from the coding sequence ATGATCGTGATCCAGCTGCTGGTCGGCTTCCTCACGCTGGTGCTGAACGCGTTCTTCGTCGGCGCCGAATTCGCCCTGATCTCCGTGCGCCGCAGTCAGATCGAGCCGCAGGCGGAGGCCGGGAACCGGCGGGCGCGCAGCGTCCTGTGGGGCCTGGAGCACGTCTCGGCACTGCTGGCGGCGGCCCAGCTGGGCATCACGCTGGCCACCCTGGTGCTTGGCATCGTCGCCGAGCCGGCCATCGCGCACCTGCTGGAGCCGCTCTTCGACGCGATCGGCGTGCCGCACGGCCTGGTGCACCCGGTGTCGTTCGTGATCGCGCTCGCGGCGGCCACGTACCTGCACATGCTGCTGGGCGAGATGGTGCCGAAGAACATCGCGCTGGCCGAGCCGGTCCGTACGGCCCTGCTGCTCGGCCCGCCGCTGGTGGCGCTGGCGCGGGCGCTGCGCCCGGTGATCTTCACCATCAACGCGTTCGCCAACGGCCTGCTGAAGCTGCTGCGGGTCGAGGCGAAGAACGAGGTCGCGGCCACGTTCTCGGACGACGAGCTGGCGCGGATGGTGACCGACGCGGGTGACGCGGGGCTCCTGGACGACCGTGCGGCCGAGCGGCTGCACGACGCGCTGGAGCTGGGCCGCCGTCCCGTGCGGGACGTGGTGATGCCGCTGGAGCGCGTGGTGTACGCGCGGGTCGGGACCACGCCCGAGGAGTTGGAGGGGCTTTCGGCGGAGTCCGGGTTCTCCCGGTTCCCCGTGGTCGATCCCGCACGGCGCATCCTGGGCTACCTGCACGTGAAGGACGCCCTGGACGCGATGCCGCGCGACCTGCCGTTCCCGGTGTCGGCGATGCGGCCCATCGCCCGGGTGCGGGCCGCTACCCCGCTGGACGACGTGCTGACGGCGATGCGCCGCAGCCGTACGCACCTGGCGGCCGTGCTGGACGACGACGGCCGGCTCGCGGGCATGGTGACGATGGAGGACGTCCTGCGCGAGCTGGTGGGCCGGCCGGCTCCGTGA
- the mug gene encoding G/U mismatch-specific DNA glycosylase, which translates to MHARRFSAEELQAARDRVIPDVVAGGLFVLFCGINPSLMSGATGHHFARPGNRFWPVLHLSGFTPRRLHPSEQDELLSYGLGITNVVARATARADELSDEEFREGGRLLTGKVERLRPRWLAVVGVTAYRTAFGEKKAVIGPQERTIGDTRIWALPNPSGLNAHWTAQSMAEEYGRLRAVALREGRSP; encoded by the coding sequence GTGCACGCGCGCCGGTTCTCCGCCGAGGAGCTCCAGGCCGCTCGCGACCGCGTCATCCCCGACGTGGTGGCGGGCGGCCTGTTCGTGCTGTTCTGCGGCATCAACCCCAGCCTGATGTCGGGTGCGACGGGCCACCACTTCGCACGGCCCGGCAACCGCTTCTGGCCCGTGCTGCACCTGTCCGGTTTCACCCCGCGCCGGCTGCACCCCTCCGAGCAGGACGAGCTGCTCTCGTACGGGCTGGGCATCACCAATGTGGTGGCCCGGGCGACGGCTCGCGCCGACGAGCTGAGCGACGAGGAGTTCCGCGAGGGCGGCAGGCTGCTGACCGGGAAGGTGGAGCGGCTGCGGCCGCGGTGGCTCGCCGTCGTCGGCGTGACCGCGTACCGCACGGCCTTCGGTGAGAAGAAGGCCGTCATAGGCCCCCAGGAACGCACGATCGGCGACACCCGGATCTGGGCCCTGCCCAATCCCAGCGGTCTCAACGCGCACTGGACGGCCCAGTCGATGGCCGAGGAGTACGGACGGCTGCGTGCCGTGGCCCTCAGGGAGGGTCGGTCTCCGTGA
- a CDS encoding maleylpyruvate isomerase family mycothiol-dependent enzyme, whose product MSEALEQALAEALAHLLTSIDTCDDDVVDPDTAVRWTEHTAHVLDRLAPPDRRRLAVLFHDVARREPDGPWSEALHAIPASLGLDEDGHEHYCDAVEEHVARLLKTVRDADPATPVPTCPGWTLADLVRHHGTTHRWTDHLVRTRATARVRPEDIPLDLPDDTGAYADWLASSAEAALGALRSAAPDTPMWTYGADPHVRFFARRLLFEAVVHLADAELALGERPRIDAGTAADGIDEFLEYVPYVGRVAEPVAHLGRDGDVLRLRAADTGAMWTLTFGGGGFSVRLDGDGGATVTIEADTGELLLLLYGRYGAGDGRFTVTGDRTLLDAWLAATPL is encoded by the coding sequence ATGAGCGAGGCACTGGAACAGGCGCTGGCGGAGGCACTGGCCCATCTGCTGACGTCGATCGACACCTGCGACGACGACGTCGTCGACCCGGACACGGCCGTGCGCTGGACCGAGCACACGGCCCATGTGCTGGACCGGCTCGCGCCCCCCGACCGGCGCCGCCTGGCCGTGCTGTTCCACGACGTCGCACGCCGCGAACCCGACGGCCCGTGGAGTGAGGCCCTGCACGCGATACCCGCGTCCCTGGGCCTGGACGAGGACGGGCACGAGCACTACTGCGATGCCGTCGAGGAGCACGTGGCCCGCCTCCTGAAGACCGTGCGGGACGCGGATCCGGCCACGCCCGTCCCGACGTGCCCCGGCTGGACACTCGCCGATCTCGTACGGCACCACGGCACCACCCACCGCTGGACGGACCACCTCGTCCGCACCCGCGCCACCGCCCGCGTCCGGCCCGAGGACATCCCGCTGGACCTGCCGGACGACACCGGCGCGTACGCCGACTGGCTGGCCAGCAGCGCCGAGGCCGCGCTGGGAGCCCTGCGCTCCGCCGCCCCCGACACCCCGATGTGGACGTACGGGGCCGACCCCCACGTGCGGTTCTTCGCCCGCCGGCTGCTCTTCGAGGCCGTCGTGCACCTCGCCGACGCCGAACTGGCCCTGGGCGAGCGGCCCCGGATCGACGCGGGCACGGCGGCCGACGGCATCGACGAGTTCCTGGAGTACGTGCCGTACGTCGGCCGGGTCGCCGAGCCGGTCGCCCACCTCGGCCGTGACGGCGACGTCCTGCGGCTGCGCGCCGCCGACACGGGCGCGATGTGGACGCTCACGTTCGGCGGGGGCGGCTTCTCCGTGCGCCTCGACGGCGACGGCGGGGCGACCGTCACCATCGAGGCGGACACCGGGGAGCTGCTGCTCCTGCTCTACGGGCGGTACGGCGCGGGGGACGGCCGGTTCACCGTCACCGGCGACCGCACGCTCCTCGACGCGTGGCTGGCCGCCACGCCCCTGTGA
- a CDS encoding SGNH/GDSL hydrolase family protein — MEINATYNSFVAVGDSFTEGMSDLLPDGSYRGWADLLAARLAARTPGFRYANLAVRGKLIGQIVDEQVGPASEMGADVISLVGGLNDTLRPKCDMGLVRGRLEEAVERLAPSCKQLVLMRSPGRRGPVMERFRPRMEELFAYVDELADRHGALVVDLYGAEALGDQRMWDVDRLHLTAEGHRRVAEAVWQTLGLEAEDDWRAPLPPHVRAPWVERRIGDLRFARQHLGPWIGRRLTGRSSGDGRPAKRPELLPYEAS; from the coding sequence ATGGAGATCAATGCCACGTACAACAGTTTCGTCGCGGTGGGCGACAGCTTCACCGAGGGCATGTCGGACCTGCTGCCGGACGGCTCCTACCGGGGCTGGGCGGACCTGCTGGCGGCCCGGCTCGCCGCCCGGACGCCGGGCTTCCGGTACGCGAACCTGGCGGTACGGGGCAAGCTCATCGGCCAGATCGTCGACGAGCAGGTCGGCCCGGCGAGCGAGATGGGCGCCGACGTGATCAGCCTGGTGGGCGGCCTCAACGACACCTTGCGCCCCAAGTGCGACATGGGCCTGGTGCGGGGCCGGCTGGAGGAGGCGGTCGAGCGCCTGGCGCCGTCCTGCAAGCAGCTGGTGCTGATGCGCAGCCCCGGCCGCCGGGGCCCGGTGATGGAGCGGTTCCGCCCGCGCATGGAGGAGCTGTTCGCGTACGTCGACGAACTGGCGGACCGGCACGGGGCGCTGGTGGTCGACCTGTACGGCGCCGAGGCGCTCGGCGACCAGCGCATGTGGGACGTGGACCGGCTGCACCTGACGGCCGAGGGGCACCGGCGGGTCGCCGAGGCCGTGTGGCAGACCCTGGGCCTGGAGGCCGAGGACGACTGGCGGGCCCCGCTGCCCCCGCACGTGCGGGCACCTTGGGTCGAGCGCCGGATCGGTGACCTGAGGTTCGCCCGGCAGCACCTGGGGCCGTGGATCGGGCGGCGACTGACGGGCCGTTCCTCGGGTGACGGCCGTCCGGCCAAACGGCCCGAACTCCTGCCGTACGAGGCGTCCTAG
- a CDS encoding ABC transporter permease — MTTAVLHAEWLKIRTLRSAVCALLAVPVATAGMTILVNALTSSGDGADTASPDRLFTAFFGISFGQIAAMAFGTLAFSTEFHNGALRTSLSAVPDRTRFYAAKTAVVAASVLLIGLVTGFATFLGGQAVVDGDRMDLADPGALRACLGAGIYLSLVALLAAGFTALLRSGTAVLSLLIPFVLIVSFVIGDVSGGAAGYLPDKAGQQVLRQDTTGGLEPWTGLAVAAAWAGAALLAGWWSTRRRDA, encoded by the coding sequence ATGACGACCGCCGTACTCCACGCCGAGTGGCTCAAGATCCGAACTCTGCGGTCCGCCGTCTGCGCGCTGCTCGCCGTGCCGGTGGCCACAGCCGGGATGACCATCCTGGTCAACGCCCTGACGAGCTCGGGCGATGGGGCCGACACAGCCAGCCCCGACCGGCTCTTCACCGCCTTCTTCGGCATCAGCTTCGGGCAGATCGCCGCGATGGCGTTCGGCACGCTCGCCTTCTCCACCGAGTTCCACAACGGCGCCCTGCGGACCTCCCTCAGCGCCGTCCCCGACCGCACACGCTTCTACGCCGCCAAGACGGCCGTCGTCGCCGCCTCGGTGCTCCTCATAGGCCTGGTCACCGGATTCGCCACATTCCTCGGCGGACAGGCCGTCGTCGACGGCGACCGCATGGACCTCGCGGACCCGGGCGCCCTGCGCGCCTGCCTCGGCGCCGGCATCTACCTGTCGCTGGTCGCACTGTTGGCGGCCGGGTTCACGGCCCTGCTGCGCAGCGGAACGGCCGTGCTGAGCCTGCTCATACCCTTCGTGCTGATCGTGTCGTTCGTGATAGGCGACGTCTCGGGCGGAGCTGCGGGCTATCTGCCGGACAAGGCCGGGCAGCAGGTGCTGCGCCAGGACACCACCGGCGGCCTCGAACCCTGGACGGGCCTCGCGGTGGCGGCCGCCTGGGCCGGCGCGGCTCTGCTCGCCGGCTGGTGGTCGACGCGCCGCCGGGACGCCTGA
- a CDS encoding GntR family transcriptional regulator, translating to MGTTQLESVPEPKYWHLKTVIGEALDSEFEVGEILPNERELAARFGVARATLRQALEQLELEGRLQRRRGVGTTVAPPRVGVDVSTAQHQWPGAGEDTWQAVDCTSLVPPVAVARLLDLHADHDAEAGAEPVGPVYAVRRLRATHGQAVAAEQLYVPAASVPGLIVTPAMTGQALARGVLRELQRLPLEGQDRAVELGSARADDAKELDRLPGAPVLVVTTRYLSEGRTAAVSVATYRADTCRLTFGDVGDLQIAS from the coding sequence GTGGGGACCACGCAGCTGGAATCGGTGCCGGAGCCGAAGTACTGGCACCTCAAGACCGTGATCGGCGAAGCGCTCGACTCGGAGTTCGAGGTGGGCGAGATCCTGCCCAACGAGCGTGAACTCGCCGCCCGTTTCGGCGTCGCCCGCGCCACACTCCGGCAGGCGCTCGAACAGCTCGAACTCGAAGGCCGCCTCCAGCGCCGCCGCGGCGTCGGCACCACCGTCGCCCCGCCGCGCGTGGGCGTCGACGTCTCCACCGCGCAGCACCAGTGGCCGGGCGCCGGCGAGGACACCTGGCAGGCCGTGGACTGCACGTCCCTCGTGCCGCCCGTGGCCGTGGCCCGCCTCCTCGACCTGCACGCCGACCACGACGCCGAAGCCGGCGCCGAGCCCGTCGGACCCGTGTACGCGGTGCGGCGGCTGCGCGCGACGCACGGCCAGGCCGTGGCAGCCGAGCAGCTGTACGTCCCCGCCGCCTCCGTCCCGGGGCTCATCGTCACCCCCGCCATGACCGGCCAGGCCCTCGCGCGGGGCGTCCTGCGGGAACTCCAGCGCCTGCCGCTGGAGGGCCAGGACCGTGCCGTGGAACTCGGCTCGGCACGCGCCGACGACGCCAAGGAACTCGACCGCCTCCCGGGCGCCCCGGTCCTCGTCGTCACCACCCGCTACCTGTCCGAGGGCCGCACCGCCGCCGTCTCGGTCGCCACGTACCGCGCCGACACCTGCCGGCTCACCTTCGGCGACGTGGGCGACCTGCAGATCGCGTCCTGA
- the purB gene encoding adenylosuccinate lyase, with the protein MTAKPRIPNVLAGRYASAELAVLWSPEQKVKLERQLWLAVLRAQKDLGIEVPDAALADYERVLDQVDLASIAEREKVTRHDVKARIEEFNALAGHEQVHKGMTSRDLTENVEQLQIRRSLELMRDRTVAVLARLGKLSAEYGELVMAGRSHNVAAQATTLGKRFATAADELLVAHARLEELLGRYPLRGIKGPVGTAQDMLDLLGGDAGKLAELEQRIAAHLGFGQAFTSVGQVYPRSLDYEVVTTLVQLAAAPSSLAKTIRLMAGHELVTEGFKPGQVGSSAMPHKMNTRSCERVNGLMVILRGYASMAGELAGDQWNEGDVSCSVVRRIALPDAFFAFDGLLETFLTVLDEFGAFPAVVARELDRYLPFLATTKVLMASVRAGVGREVAHEAIKENAVASALAMREQGVERNELLDKLAADERIPLDRAELDALMADKLSFTGAAADQVGSVVSRIEEIAKQHPEAAAYVPGAIL; encoded by the coding sequence GTGACTGCAAAGCCTCGCATCCCCAATGTCCTCGCCGGCCGCTACGCCTCCGCCGAGCTCGCCGTCCTCTGGTCCCCCGAGCAGAAGGTGAAGCTGGAGCGGCAGCTGTGGCTCGCCGTGCTGCGCGCCCAGAAGGACCTCGGGATCGAGGTGCCGGACGCCGCGCTCGCCGACTACGAGCGGGTCCTCGACCAGGTCGACCTGGCGTCGATCGCCGAGCGCGAGAAGGTCACCCGGCACGACGTGAAGGCCCGCATCGAGGAGTTCAACGCCCTCGCCGGCCACGAGCAGGTCCACAAGGGCATGACGTCCCGCGACCTGACCGAGAACGTCGAGCAGCTGCAGATCCGCCGCTCGCTGGAGCTGATGCGGGACCGCACCGTGGCGGTGCTGGCGCGCCTGGGCAAGCTGTCCGCCGAGTACGGCGAGCTGGTCATGGCCGGCCGCTCCCACAACGTCGCCGCCCAGGCCACGACGCTCGGCAAGCGCTTCGCGACGGCCGCCGACGAGCTGCTGGTCGCCCACGCCCGCCTCGAGGAGCTGCTGGGCCGCTACCCGCTGCGCGGCATCAAGGGCCCCGTCGGCACGGCCCAGGACATGCTGGACCTGCTGGGCGGTGACGCGGGGAAGCTGGCCGAGCTGGAGCAGCGGATCGCCGCGCACCTCGGCTTCGGCCAGGCGTTCACATCGGTCGGCCAGGTCTACCCGCGCTCCCTGGACTACGAGGTCGTCACGACCCTGGTGCAGCTGGCCGCCGCGCCGTCGTCGCTGGCGAAGACGATCCGGCTGATGGCCGGCCACGAGCTGGTCACCGAGGGCTTCAAGCCCGGCCAGGTCGGCTCGTCCGCGATGCCGCACAAGATGAACACCCGCTCCTGCGAGCGCGTCAACGGCCTGATGGTCATCCTGCGCGGCTACGCGTCGATGGCGGGCGAGCTGGCGGGCGACCAGTGGAACGAGGGTGACGTCTCCTGCTCGGTGGTGCGCCGGATCGCCCTGCCCGACGCGTTCTTCGCGTTCGACGGTCTGCTGGAGACCTTCCTGACCGTGCTGGACGAGTTCGGCGCGTTCCCGGCGGTCGTCGCCCGGGAACTGGACCGCTACCTGCCCTTCCTGGCCACCACCAAGGTCCTCATGGCGTCCGTGCGCGCGGGTGTGGGCCGCGAGGTGGCGCACGAGGCCATCAAGGAGAACGCCGTCGCCTCCGCCCTCGCCATGCGCGAGCAGGGCGTCGAGCGCAACGAACTCCTCGACAAGCTGGCCGCCGACGAGCGGATCCCGCTGGACCGGGCGGAACTGGACGCACTCATGGCGGACAAGCTGTCCTTCACGGGCGCGGCCGCCGACCAGGTCGGCTCGGTGGTCTCCCGCATCGAGGAGATCGCCAAGCAGCACCCGGAGGCCGCCGCCTACGTGCCGGGCGCCATCCTCTGA
- a CDS encoding ROK family transcriptional regulator produces MGRLTGGDPSLLRRINSAVVLHALRGGEARTLTDLSRLTGLSRPTVEGVTEGLIEAGLVVEAAPEEGEVRRQGRPARRFRFRVEAGHLLGIEIGPHRVAALLSGLDGRIIGAGSREVAETLSEDERLDRVRAVVADVLRRTGVARGNLRAVGVGTPGIVEADGTVRLGTALPGWTGLALGERLRRSFRCPVLVENDANAAAVAEHWKGAAIDSDDIVFVLAGLSPGAGSLIGGRLHRGYGGAAGEIGALHLLGQGATPETLLSTTGEPLHPLDEQAVAEVFALARQGDARAGAAVDRFIQRLVHDVAALVLALDPELVVIGGWAAGLDGILPPLREELARFCLRPPRVVLSLLGEAAVATGALRLALDHVEEQLFAVEGTVTARR; encoded by the coding sequence GTGGGCCGGCTGACCGGCGGGGACCCGTCGCTGCTGCGGCGGATCAACTCCGCGGTGGTACTCCATGCGCTGCGGGGCGGTGAGGCCCGCACGCTGACCGACCTCTCGCGCCTCACCGGCCTCTCCCGTCCCACGGTCGAAGGGGTGACCGAGGGCCTCATCGAGGCGGGTCTCGTGGTCGAGGCGGCGCCCGAGGAGGGTGAGGTCCGGCGCCAGGGGCGGCCGGCGCGGCGGTTCCGCTTCCGGGTGGAGGCGGGCCACCTGCTGGGCATCGAGATCGGGCCGCACCGTGTGGCCGCGCTGCTGTCCGGGCTGGACGGGCGGATCATCGGCGCCGGGTCGCGCGAGGTGGCGGAGACGCTGTCCGAGGACGAGCGGCTGGACCGGGTGCGGGCGGTGGTCGCCGACGTGCTGCGCCGCACGGGCGTGGCCCGCGGCAATCTGCGTGCGGTGGGTGTCGGCACACCGGGGATCGTGGAGGCCGACGGGACGGTCCGGCTCGGTACGGCCCTGCCCGGATGGACGGGGCTGGCCCTGGGCGAGCGGCTGCGGCGCTCGTTCCGCTGCCCCGTGCTGGTGGAGAACGACGCCAACGCCGCCGCCGTGGCCGAGCACTGGAAGGGCGCGGCGATCGACTCGGACGACATCGTGTTCGTCCTCGCGGGGCTGAGCCCCGGGGCGGGGTCCCTGATCGGCGGGCGGCTGCACCGCGGGTACGGCGGGGCGGCCGGTGAGATCGGGGCGCTGCACCTGCTGGGGCAGGGAGCGACGCCGGAGACGCTGCTGTCGACGACGGGCGAGCCGCTGCACCCGCTGGACGAGCAGGCGGTGGCCGAGGTGTTCGCGCTGGCCCGGCAGGGCGACGCGCGGGCCGGGGCGGCGGTGGACCGGTTCATCCAGCGGCTGGTGCACGACGTGGCGGCGCTGGTGCTGGCGCTCGACCCGGAGCTGGTGGTGATCGGCGGCTGGGCGGCCGGTCTGGACGGCATCCTGCCGCCGCTGCGGGAGGAGCTGGCGCGGTTCTGTCTGCGGCCGCCGCGGGTGGTGCTGTCGCTGCTGGGCGAGGCGGCGGTCGCGACGGGTGCGCTGCGGCTGGCGCTCGATCACGTGGAGGAGCAGTTGTTCGCGGTGGAGGGAACGGTGACGGCCCGCCGCTGA